The Sulfitobacter donghicola DSW-25 = KCTC 12864 = JCM 14565 genome has a segment encoding these proteins:
- a CDS encoding aldehyde dehydrogenase family protein yields MSAGTLDVVNPYDLRAIGSVALSSWDQIDGYLATAKQLHENRKCWMPAYQRIDILKKAGDLMQGRFEELAMLIANEGGKPLMDARVEVARAIDGMNLCIKEIPNLAGKQIPMDLTQAGAGRIAFTQREPIGPVVAVSAFNHPLNLIVHQVAPAVATGCPVLVKPADDTPLSCKAFVDILIEAGLPEEWCRFVPCDIPTAEKLVTDPRVAFFSFIGSAKVGWMLRSKLAPGTRCALEHGGSAPVIIDATADIEAMIPSLAKGGFYHSGQVCVSVQRVLAPKGMAEDVAQLLSAAAEKLVVGNAIKEETEAGPLIRPREVDRVAQWVDEARSGGADVLCGGEKLGDTTYAPTVLLRPSQADKVSLQEIFGPVMCVYEYDTFDAAIQQANSLPFAFQASVYSKNLDVTMNALQQLDATAVMVNDHTAFRVDWMPFAGRRQSGYGTGGIGYTMHDMTQDKMAVIKL; encoded by the coding sequence ATGAGTGCGGGCACCCTTGATGTCGTCAATCCCTATGACCTCAGGGCGATCGGATCGGTCGCGCTGAGCAGTTGGGACCAGATCGATGGTTACCTCGCCACAGCCAAGCAATTGCATGAAAATCGCAAATGCTGGATGCCCGCATATCAACGGATCGACATCCTGAAGAAAGCGGGCGATTTGATGCAGGGCCGGTTTGAGGAACTGGCCATGCTGATTGCCAATGAAGGCGGCAAACCTTTGATGGATGCGCGTGTGGAAGTCGCGCGCGCCATTGATGGGATGAACCTGTGCATCAAAGAAATCCCCAACCTCGCGGGCAAGCAAATCCCGATGGATTTGACACAGGCGGGGGCAGGGCGCATCGCCTTTACACAACGCGAGCCGATTGGCCCCGTTGTGGCGGTGTCGGCCTTTAATCACCCGCTCAACCTGATTGTGCATCAAGTCGCCCCAGCGGTGGCGACGGGCTGCCCTGTCTTGGTGAAACCTGCGGATGATACGCCGCTGTCCTGCAAAGCCTTTGTCGACATCCTGATCGAGGCAGGCCTGCCCGAAGAATGGTGCCGTTTTGTCCCCTGTGATATTCCCACGGCGGAAAAACTGGTGACAGACCCGCGGGTGGCGTTTTTCAGCTTTATCGGCTCTGCCAAAGTGGGGTGGATGCTGCGCTCAAAACTGGCACCAGGCACGCGCTGCGCGCTTGAGCACGGGGGCTCTGCGCCTGTGATCATTGATGCCACGGCGGATATCGAGGCGATGATCCCTAGTTTGGCCAAGGGCGGTTTTTATCACTCCGGACAGGTATGTGTTTCGGTGCAGCGGGTGTTGGCGCCCAAAGGCATGGCCGAAGACGTAGCACAACTGCTGAGCGCCGCTGCTGAGAAACTGGTTGTGGGCAACGCAATCAAGGAAGAGACAGAAGCAGGGCCGCTGATCCGCCCGCGCGAGGTTGATCGCGTGGCGCAATGGGTGGATGAGGCCCGATCCGGCGGCGCAGATGTCTTGTGTGGCGGTGAAAAACTGGGGGATACCACCTATGCCCCAACAGTTTTATTGCGCCCGTCGCAGGCTGATAAAGTGTCCCTGCAAGAGATATTTGGCCCTGTGATGTGCGTTTATGAATACGACACATTTGATGCTGCGATCCAACAGGCCAATAGCTTGCCCTTTGCCTTCCAAGCCTCGGTTTATTCCAAGAACCTTGATGTGACGATGAATGCCTTGCAGCAATTGGATGCTACGGCTGTCATGGTGAATGACCATACGGCCTTTCGCGTTGATTGGATGCCTTTTGCGGGCAGAAGGCAGTCAGGCTATGGCACAGGTGGGATCGGCTATACGATGCACGACATGACCCAAGACAAAATGGCAGTGATCAAACTATAG
- a CDS encoding alpha/beta hydrolase family protein: MKKLLLGGAAVLAIGAGAAMFVTRDTAATHEGLKASSLPPLIPTRAFFAHPNAAQSFSASSDGRLISYLQSSLTGSKTVVKDLTTNKVIAEFPANVQFRRWHPTKPLIRFIFEGHDWEVDPFQPERENWRRTSPNRLSGGWAKNEIATTADQDILTWGKESANDNGHMWLVSQDGLNANKVAEGNAQTLYWVFDETYTSPVLRLDSLDPATTRLFGKQGADWTALIDINVNDQFAPISAGRNDGTILARSSRGRDKVALVSFDTQTGQETVLHENPQTDIGFTTLLSLPNTPDVLRMGVANKDRIALTERGQVFLDILSDFAQPVSLGETVVSASGRYITQAISAQSKPYTFLLIDMEEKSYKILGEAPTARFKEHFVEEQAVTFSARDGLEIPAVLTMPQDVAGPIPFIVYIHGGPAQHAILGYDPETQLWVNRGYGVLSVNFRGSTGFGKEFQSKGFKEFGRAMQDDIADAANWLVSEGLADTDALIAMGTSYGGYSAALAMSRDPGLFDAAIVEFPMLDIEFQSKSYPGFWQSGIHGWWRYFGKVDSADDLELMRMYSPSNRIDELHGPLMILGGLRDQITSVQQVKDFETDAMAAGKDVEVHYFPDAGHGVHLWRDRLRRARLIEEFLAKHAGGRSGGFEFAERAPAFID, from the coding sequence TTGAAAAAACTGCTTTTGGGGGGCGCTGCCGTTTTGGCGATCGGTGCGGGTGCCGCAATGTTTGTGACGCGCGATACGGCAGCGACACATGAGGGCCTAAAGGCCAGCAGCCTACCGCCCCTTATCCCCACCCGTGCATTTTTCGCCCATCCCAATGCTGCGCAAAGCTTTTCGGCATCCAGCGATGGGCGATTGATCTCTTATCTGCAATCCAGCCTGACAGGTTCCAAGACCGTCGTAAAAGACCTGACCACGAATAAGGTCATTGCAGAGTTTCCAGCCAATGTGCAGTTTCGCAGGTGGCACCCCACCAAACCCCTGATCCGCTTTATCTTTGAGGGCCATGATTGGGAGGTGGACCCGTTCCAGCCTGAGCGTGAAAATTGGCGCCGTACCAGTCCCAATCGCTTGTCCGGTGGGTGGGCGAAAAATGAAATCGCAACCACCGCGGACCAAGACATTCTGACATGGGGAAAAGAAAGCGCAAATGACAATGGCCATATGTGGCTAGTGTCCCAAGACGGGCTGAACGCCAACAAAGTGGCTGAAGGAAACGCGCAAACGCTCTATTGGGTGTTTGATGAAACCTACACCAGTCCTGTACTGCGGCTAGACAGCCTTGATCCTGCGACAACGCGACTTTTTGGCAAGCAAGGCGCGGATTGGACAGCGCTGATCGATATCAATGTGAATGACCAATTCGCGCCGATTTCAGCAGGGCGCAATGACGGGACCATTTTGGCCCGTTCCTCGCGTGGGCGTGATAAGGTTGCGCTTGTTTCCTTTGACACGCAGACGGGGCAGGAAACTGTCCTGCATGAAAACCCACAAACTGACATTGGTTTTACGACGCTCTTGTCCTTGCCTAATACGCCGGATGTCCTGCGTATGGGCGTTGCAAATAAAGACCGTATTGCGCTTACCGAACGGGGGCAGGTGTTTTTGGATATTCTATCGGATTTCGCGCAACCTGTCTCCTTGGGTGAAACTGTGGTCAGCGCATCGGGGCGCTATATCACACAGGCCATTTCCGCCCAAAGCAAGCCTTACACATTCTTACTGATCGACATGGAAGAAAAATCCTACAAAATCCTTGGCGAAGCCCCGACCGCGCGATTCAAAGAGCATTTTGTAGAGGAGCAAGCAGTGACATTTTCGGCCCGCGACGGGCTGGAGATCCCCGCAGTGCTGACAATGCCGCAGGATGTAGCGGGGCCCATTCCCTTTATCGTTTACATCCACGGGGGGCCTGCGCAGCATGCCATCCTTGGATATGATCCAGAAACCCAGCTGTGGGTAAACCGTGGCTATGGGGTATTATCCGTGAATTTCCGCGGCTCGACCGGTTTCGGGAAAGAGTTCCAGTCAAAGGGGTTCAAGGAATTTGGCCGCGCCATGCAAGACGACATTGCGGATGCGGCCAATTGGCTGGTCTCGGAAGGGCTGGCCGATACGGATGCGTTGATTGCGATGGGCACCAGCTATGGCGGCTACTCAGCCGCCCTCGCCATGAGCCGCGATCCTGGCCTGTTTGACGCAGCCATTGTTGAGTTCCCGATGCTGGATATCGAATTCCAGTCCAAAAGCTATCCAGGGTTCTGGCAAAGCGGCATTCACGGCTGGTGGCGTTATTTCGGCAAGGTCGATAGTGCAGATGATCTGGAATTGATGCGCATGTATTCGCCTTCCAACAGGATCGACGAGCTACATGGCCCTCTCATGATCTTAGGCGGGCTGCGCGATCAGATCACCTCGGTTCAGCAGGTCAAGGATTTTGAGACCGATGCAATGGCCGCGGGCAAAGATGTCGAGGTGCATTATTTCCCCGATGCGGGCCACGGCGTGCATCTGTGGCGGGACAGATTGCGCCGCGCGCGCCTGATCGAAGAATTCTTGGCAAAACACGCAGGTGGGCGCTCTGGCGGTTTTGAATTTGCTGAACGCGCACCAGCCTTTATCGACTAG
- a CDS encoding acetolactate synthase large subunit gives MTNATKPTVKATDLFVQALEAEGVEEIFAVPGEENLDLVESLRTSSIKLVLTRHEQGAAFMAATYGRLTGKPGVCMATLGPGATNFATPAAYAHLGGFPLIMITGQKPIKKSKQGQFQIIDVVGLFEPICKMSKQIVHGNTIPSLVREAFRVASEERPGAVLLELPEDIAEEQCDTAVIPPHKRYYAVADDAVLADAADLIQKAKMPLVLVGAGANRKEVRDAISGFVEATGIPFFVTQMGKGVVDERSDLFLGTAALSDGDYMHCAIDRADLVINFGHDVVEKPPFFMEDGGKKVIHVNYKSAQVDSVYFPQVEVVGDLAASVRKLQAAVGDKLKVDLSYFNKIKTEVETHLAEGVDDPRFPVTPQRFVADTRKAMGPKDIIALDNGIYKIWYARNYKAYEPNTVLLDNALATMGAGLPSAMAAAMQYPDRRVMAICGDGGFMMNSQELETAIRLRLNLVVMVLNDSSYGMIRWKQSAAGFDDWGLEFGNPDFVKYAESYGASGHRIEAADDLVPTIDKAFKEGGVHLIDLPVDYSDNQKVLIDELAEKACLL, from the coding sequence ATGACGAATGCAACAAAACCGACAGTTAAGGCGACCGACCTTTTTGTTCAGGCTCTTGAGGCCGAAGGCGTCGAAGAAATTTTTGCAGTCCCGGGGGAGGAGAACCTCGATCTGGTTGAATCCTTGCGGACCTCCAGCATCAAACTGGTTCTGACACGTCACGAACAGGGGGCGGCCTTTATGGCGGCCACCTACGGGCGCTTAACGGGCAAGCCGGGTGTTTGTATGGCAACGCTGGGGCCTGGTGCTACGAATTTCGCAACCCCAGCGGCCTACGCCCATCTGGGGGGCTTTCCGTTGATCATGATCACGGGGCAAAAGCCGATCAAGAAATCCAAACAAGGCCAATTCCAGATCATTGATGTGGTCGGCCTGTTTGAACCGATCTGCAAGATGAGCAAACAGATCGTTCACGGCAATACGATCCCCTCACTGGTGCGCGAAGCCTTTCGTGTCGCCAGCGAAGAACGCCCAGGCGCGGTTCTGTTAGAACTGCCCGAGGACATTGCAGAAGAACAATGCGACACCGCCGTGATCCCGCCCCACAAACGCTATTACGCGGTTGCCGATGACGCGGTACTGGCCGATGCGGCAGATTTGATCCAAAAGGCAAAGATGCCGCTGGTCTTGGTGGGTGCAGGCGCGAACCGCAAAGAGGTGCGCGATGCAATTTCCGGTTTTGTCGAAGCAACGGGCATCCCGTTCTTTGTGACGCAAATGGGCAAAGGCGTGGTTGATGAACGCTCGGATTTGTTTTTGGGGACGGCTGCGTTATCTGATGGCGATTATATGCACTGCGCCATTGATCGTGCCGATCTGGTGATCAACTTTGGCCATGATGTGGTTGAAAAGCCGCCCTTCTTTATGGAGGATGGCGGCAAGAAGGTGATCCATGTGAACTATAAATCCGCACAGGTGGATTCAGTTTATTTTCCACAGGTCGAAGTCGTGGGTGATCTGGCCGCCTCGGTTCGCAAGCTGCAAGCGGCTGTCGGCGACAAGCTGAAGGTCGATCTGAGCTACTTTAACAAGATCAAAACAGAGGTCGAAACCCATTTGGCCGAAGGCGTGGATGACCCGCGTTTTCCCGTCACGCCGCAGCGGTTTGTTGCTGATACCCGCAAGGCGATGGGCCCCAAAGACATCATCGCGCTGGACAATGGCATCTATAAAATCTGGTACGCGCGCAACTACAAAGCCTATGAACCGAACACAGTTCTGCTGGACAATGCGTTGGCGACCATGGGCGCGGGATTGCCATCAGCGATGGCCGCGGCCATGCAATACCCCGACCGCCGCGTGATGGCGATTTGCGGCGATGGCGGCTTTATGATGAACAGCCAAGAGCTTGAAACCGCGATCCGCTTGCGCCTGAACCTTGTGGTGATGGTGCTCAACGATAGCTCTTACGGGATGATCCGCTGGAAGCAATCGGCGGCAGGTTTTGACGATTGGGGGCTGGAATTTGGCAACCCTGATTTTGTTAAATATGCCGAAAGCTATGGTGCATCTGGCCACCGGATCGAAGCTGCGGATGATTTGGTGCCCACCATCGACAAAGCCTTCAAAGAGGGCGGCGTGCATTTGATTGATTTGCCTGTTGATTATTCTGACAACCAGAAGGTTCTGATCGACGAGCTGGCTGAAAAAGCGTGCCTGCTATGA
- a CDS encoding ABC transporter substrate-binding protein, with translation MTFVTKAAQLAVAATLVLPMAITPVQAQTELTVAVKRDRYNVGDEKFNFTTRRPAAQIVETAVQPDENFLPSPLLFKNWDYADGKYTIDLLEGVRFSDGKMFNADSAIAALKLYDQGRSDFLQIDPESFEKLGDYRISFRSETGSALVIENMTHRATSLFGASEDRATNPVGTGPYKLDSYEPKQHITVTRNPDYWGEAPTVDRLTFRFIDDDNARMLALQNGEIDVIGEVTPQMMLSMPQDGSVVLHESRPIRYVALLANLNGAAPFDIIQDYKVREALAWAIDRETLASVLFDGRGKPAKGILPGWMFNLGEDHTDGFGYDPVKAGEMLEAAGWVMGQNGVREKDGRALSLRLVAAYPNVSTVKPMPEMLDQMFADIGVDIDLIEVDDSGVYGSTYLDTGEADLYMEFASNNNTDPTYLLYNLFTSTTAWGGYKFTAPGPHVDEMLLKARKAQNRDEIIDLVRQAHRAIVQTDLAAIPILMVPNFTLSRPGIEVPMSEYADWIDYGRVTFDK, from the coding sequence ATGACTTTTGTAACGAAGGCTGCCCAGTTGGCTGTGGCTGCTACCCTTGTTTTGCCTATGGCGATCACGCCTGTTCAGGCGCAAACCGAACTGACCGTCGCCGTGAAGCGCGACCGCTATAATGTGGGCGACGAAAAATTCAATTTCACCACCCGTCGACCAGCCGCACAGATTGTAGAGACAGCTGTGCAACCCGATGAGAACTTTCTGCCAAGCCCGCTGTTGTTCAAAAACTGGGACTATGCGGATGGTAAATACACCATCGATTTGCTGGAAGGCGTGCGCTTTTCCGATGGGAAAATGTTCAACGCCGACAGTGCGATTGCTGCGCTGAAGCTCTATGATCAGGGCCGCTCGGATTTCTTGCAAATCGATCCAGAGAGCTTTGAGAAACTGGGGGATTATAGGATCAGCTTCCGCTCCGAGACTGGCTCGGCGCTGGTGATCGAAAACATGACGCACCGCGCGACCTCTCTTTTTGGGGCGTCCGAAGACCGCGCCACAAATCCGGTAGGTACGGGGCCCTATAAGCTGGACAGCTATGAGCCAAAACAACATATCACCGTGACCCGCAACCCTGACTATTGGGGAGAAGCGCCAACAGTCGATCGTCTGACATTCCGCTTCATTGATGACGATAACGCGCGCATGCTTGCGCTGCAAAACGGTGAAATCGACGTGATTGGCGAAGTCACCCCGCAGATGATGCTGTCCATGCCGCAGGACGGATCTGTTGTGCTGCACGAAAGCCGCCCGATCCGGTATGTTGCCTTGTTGGCAAACCTCAACGGGGCCGCGCCGTTTGACATCATTCAAGACTACAAAGTGCGCGAAGCTTTGGCTTGGGCGATCGACCGTGAGACGCTCGCTAGCGTGCTGTTTGATGGCCGCGGCAAACCGGCCAAAGGCATCCTGCCGGGCTGGATGTTTAACCTTGGCGAAGATCACACCGATGGCTTTGGCTATGATCCCGTAAAAGCGGGTGAGATGCTTGAGGCTGCGGGTTGGGTTATGGGCCAAAACGGGGTGCGTGAAAAAGACGGGCGGGCCTTGTCCCTGCGTTTGGTTGCCGCCTATCCGAATGTCTCGACGGTGAAGCCCATGCCAGAAATGTTGGACCAGATGTTTGCCGACATTGGGGTCGATATCGACCTGATCGAAGTAGATGACAGCGGTGTCTACGGATCCACGTATCTGGATACGGGCGAGGCCGATTTGTATATGGAGTTCGCATCCAACAACAACACAGACCCCACGTATCTGCTGTACAACCTGTTCACATCGACCACAGCTTGGGGCGGATATAAATTCACCGCACCTGGTCCGCATGTGGATGAGATGCTGCTGAAGGCGCGCAAGGCGCAAAACCGCGATGAGATCATCGATCTGGTGCGCCAAGCGCATCGCGCCATCGTCCAAACCGACCTTGCCGCCATTCCGATCCTGATGGTGCCGAACTTTACCCTGTCGCGTCCGGGCATTGAGGTGCCAATGTCTGAATATGCAGATTGGATCGATTACGGTCGTGTGACCTTCGATAAATAA
- a CDS encoding ABC transporter ATP-binding protein, producing the protein MVNNALSVRNLTVCAGSEPLLRQLDFHLAPAERVGLLGTSGCGKSLTAAALCGLLRPPLRVTTGSIQIDGQEMTGRAPAAWRQIRGQGVFQIFQSPSTALTPGRRIRHQLAEAAQRAGADSPPAIANALDAVALDRRVADFFPYQLSGGMKQRVLIAMALILRPRILIADEPTTGLDVLTEGEILQALNTMADETGAAVLFISHDLRAVKVVAQRALVMQQGQLVEDAPIATLGGSRVPAARALAQAAQALETIC; encoded by the coding sequence ATGGTGAACAATGCGCTGAGTGTGCGAAATTTGACGGTCTGCGCTGGGTCAGAGCCCCTGTTGCGTCAGCTTGACTTCCACTTGGCACCGGCAGAACGCGTTGGCCTTCTGGGCACAAGCGGCTGCGGAAAATCCCTGACTGCAGCAGCGCTTTGCGGTCTGTTGCGCCCGCCCTTGCGGGTCACGACCGGTTCGATCCAAATCGATGGCCAAGAGATGACAGGGCGTGCGCCCGCCGCGTGGCGTCAGATCCGAGGTCAGGGCGTGTTCCAGATCTTTCAAAGCCCCAGCACGGCGCTGACGCCGGGGCGGCGCATCCGGCATCAATTGGCAGAAGCCGCCCAAAGGGCAGGGGCCGACAGCCCGCCCGCGATTGCCAACGCTCTTGATGCGGTCGCGCTAGATCGGCGCGTGGCAGATTTTTTTCCCTATCAACTGTCAGGCGGCATGAAACAGCGGGTGTTGATCGCAATGGCCCTCATCTTGCGGCCGCGCATTCTGATCGCAGATGAACCCACAACCGGTCTAGATGTCCTGACCGAAGGTGAAATTCTGCAGGCGTTGAACACGATGGCCGATGAAACGGGGGCTGCTGTATTGTTTATCAGCCATGATTTGCGCGCTGTGAAGGTGGTGGCCCAAAGGGCTTTGGTCATGCAACAAGGCCAGCTGGTCGAAGACGCGCCCATCGCGACCTTGGGCGGCTCTCGCGTGCCCGCCGCGCGGGCCTTGGCACAAGCCGCACAGGCATTGGAGACCATATGTTAG
- a CDS encoding ABC transporter permease produces MTEWRLSFYLRTGKWGLVLGLILLGGFVALGLAPLFVDLQSPERMNLLARLSPPSAEHVLGADHLGRDVFARLVHAIPVSLGAALSAMAVILAVALPWGIIAGLACGKIDTVMMRVADIIMAFPTLVLALAVIGFVGASLEASIIGVAAAWWPSNARIVRALVLSAGQRDFVRAAYLAGASPMRVVWRHILPQILPPLAVIISLETASVLLALSALSFLGIGAQPPTPEWGAMLNEARPFFSQAPHMLWVPGAAVTLAVLAFNLIGEGLRDLLDKREPFLW; encoded by the coding sequence ATGACTGAATGGCGCCTGTCTTTTTATCTGCGAACGGGAAAGTGGGGATTGGTTTTAGGGCTGATCCTGCTGGGCGGGTTTGTGGCGCTTGGGCTGGCGCCTTTGTTTGTTGATCTGCAATCGCCGGAACGTATGAACCTGCTGGCACGGCTGTCGCCCCCCTCAGCTGAGCATGTTTTAGGTGCGGATCATCTGGGGCGCGACGTGTTTGCGCGGCTGGTTCATGCGATCCCTGTGTCTTTGGGCGCCGCGCTCTCGGCGATGGCGGTGATCCTTGCGGTGGCCTTGCCTTGGGGGATCATTGCGGGGCTGGCATGTGGCAAGATCGACACAGTGATGATGCGGGTGGCCGATATCATCATGGCTTTCCCGACCTTAGTGCTTGCCTTGGCGGTTATCGGATTTGTTGGCGCGTCACTGGAGGCATCAATTATCGGCGTGGCAGCAGCATGGTGGCCCTCAAATGCGCGGATCGTACGGGCCTTGGTGCTGTCAGCCGGGCAACGTGATTTTGTCCGCGCGGCCTATTTGGCAGGCGCATCGCCGATGCGGGTCGTCTGGCGCCATATCTTGCCCCAGATCCTACCGCCGCTTGCCGTGATAATTTCGCTTGAGACAGCCTCGGTTTTGTTGGCCTTATCGGCGCTTAGTTTTTTGGGGATCGGTGCGCAGCCACCAACCCCTGAATGGGGCGCAATGCTGAACGAAGCGCGCCCCTTCTTCAGCCAAGCGCCGCATATGTTGTGGGTGCCGGGGGCAGCGGTCACGTTGGCGGTTCTGGCGTTTAATCTGATCGGTGAGGGCCTGCGCGATCTGTTGGATAAGAGGGAGCCATTCTTATGGTGA
- a CDS encoding ABC transporter permease, producing MLRFILIRLAATLPTLLGMSFVAFAIVALAPGDPVMMELRAMGIVPEAADIEALRAQFGLDKPLLQRYFDWLARAVQFDFGTSVATGRTVMSEIAIHLPATLVLATSALAGAVLISLALGGLAVVSGPVLGSGLRGLTILLVSVPAFWLALMLIYIFVLQFGWARLVGDGSWSDLILPALTLSLGAGASLGRVVFERVQAERSEDYVRLAIAKGLSPARIMISHIAPRIAGPLATAWANTFGALLGGAVIVESIFGWPGLGQLILQAIAQRDFPVIQAYLVFMGLIFFTTSLLADIALLLADPQLRKGVQND from the coding sequence ATGTTGCGATTTATTTTGATACGTCTTGCGGCGACGCTTCCAACCCTATTGGGGATGAGCTTTGTTGCATTCGCCATTGTGGCGCTAGCACCGGGAGATCCGGTGATGATGGAATTGCGCGCCATGGGCATTGTGCCCGAAGCCGCCGATATAGAGGCCCTAAGGGCGCAATTCGGTTTGGACAAGCCCTTGCTCCAGCGCTATTTCGACTGGCTTGCCCGTGCCGTCCAGTTTGATTTTGGCACCTCCGTTGCGACAGGGCGCACAGTGATGTCCGAGATCGCAATTCATTTGCCCGCCACTTTGGTGCTGGCCACCAGCGCGCTGGCAGGGGCGGTTTTGATTTCGCTCGCGCTCGGGGGGCTGGCGGTGGTGTCGGGCCCTGTGTTGGGGTCTGGTTTGCGGGGGCTGACCATTTTACTTGTCTCGGTTCCGGCGTTTTGGCTGGCGCTGATGCTGATCTATATTTTTGTTTTGCAATTTGGCTGGGCGCGGCTGGTCGGGGATGGATCATGGTCTGATCTGATATTGCCCGCGCTGACCCTCAGCCTTGGGGCTGGGGCCTCGCTAGGGCGGGTGGTGTTTGAGCGCGTGCAAGCCGAACGAAGCGAAGACTATGTGCGTTTGGCCATCGCCAAAGGGCTGAGCCCTGCACGCATCATGATCAGCCATATCGCACCGCGGATTGCAGGACCCTTGGCGACGGCATGGGCCAATACATTTGGCGCTTTGCTGGGCGGGGCCGTCATCGTCGAAAGCATCTTTGGCTGGCCCGGTTTGGGGCAATTGATTTTACAGGCGATCGCCCAACGCGATTTTCCCGTTATTCAGGCCTATCTGGTCTTCATGGGGTTGATCTTTTTTACGACCAGTCTGCTTGCCGACATCGCGTTGCTTTTGGCAGACCCTCAGCTGCGCAAAGGGGTGCAGAATGACTGA